The Devosia sp. MC521 genome segment AGCCCTCACATCATGACCCTCAACTACGACGCTATTTTGGACCGTATGGTCGACGCTGCCCGCGAAGCCGGCGTGCTTACCCAAGGTCATTTTAAGAATTTTCGCGATATTGAGATCGGTGTGAAGGGTCCTGGCGATTTCGTCTCCGACGCTGACCGCCAGTCCGAAACGCTTATTCGCGAACGACTTTTCGCTATCGATCCGAGTTGGAGTCTTACCGGGGAAGAGTTCGCACCCGTCGATGGCGCCGATCCTGAACACCGTTGGCTCGTCGACCCGATTGACGGCACAACGAACTTCCTCTTCGGCCAACACTACACCATCACAATCTCCCTGCGTCGCGGCAGTGAGACGGTATGCGGGCTCGTCTACAATCCCGTCTCCGACGAGATGTTTACGGCAATGAAGGGCGGCGGCGCCTTTCTCAACGGCGCAAAACTCGACGTCAGCAAACACGCCGATGTCGGCATGATGTGCATCGGCACGGGCCTCGCGCAACCGAGCCACAGCCTCTACCCCGGCGCCTATGAGCGCCTTGACCACGTCCGTAACCAAGTGGGCGCGGTTCGCGTCGTGGGGAGCGCTGCAAACTCCTGTGCCTATGTGGCTTGCGGACGGTTGACCGGCTATTACGAGGAGACCGGATTTGTCGATACCGCGGCGGGCATTCTACTGGTGCAAGAAGCGGGCGGGATCGTCACCGACTGGTGGGGCCGCGGGGAAGAGCACTATGCGAAAACAGGCGCTCTAATCGTCGCCAACCCCGCAACGCATGCCTTCCTGCTGAACGAATTCGCAGCAGTACCACCCAAAAACGCTTAAGCAAACCGCACCACCATAACCCAGCGCGCCTCCCATGGCCGCTGGGCAATTGGCGTATGGAGCACGCATTTGAAGTGCCCCGCATGGGCTCCAAAGCATCAAACCATCGTACGACCGAATACATTCAGTACGTACGAAGCGAACGTTTTCAAATCAGCGATGTCATGAAAGAAAATGGCGCGAGAGACGGGGCTCGAACCCGCGACCTCCGGCGTGACAGGCCGGCGCTCTAACCAACTGAGCTACTCCCGCAGCGCTTGCGAACTCTCGTTCGGCGCAACGTGGGGCTGTTTAGGGTGACCTGCTTGGGTGTCAAGCGAGCGAGTTTGAGGATGATGGTTTTACACAAACCCTTGGCAAACCATTAGAAACAAACCCCGCCCGTGTCCGAGTTCAAAACTGAACTCCAGACCCACGACGTGTAGTGGTGTCATGTCGAGAGACGCTTTTTGACCCGCAGGATAAGGCGTGGTCGGAGGCAGAGATTTCGATCCGCACCTGTCGGCCAGTTGTCCTGCGCCAGATTTTGTAGGTCTACAGGCAATTTAATTTATAGTGAGAGCCCTGCCTGCCGCGTCGAACAGATGTACTGCGTCAGGCGGGATTTTGGCCGAGAGTGTTTGGTGCAATTCCAGCTCTGGCGCGCCATCAATTTTGAGCGTGACCAGATCGCCGTTTGCAAGCTCGACATAAGCAAGAGCGTATTCGCCAAATTGCTCGATCACAGTCAACCTACCTGAGAGGTCTCCCTGCCCTTCGGCGGCGACCTGCAAATGCTCTGGCCGGATGCCAAATGTTTTGGCTTCGCCGAGCTTGGGATGATCGAGGCGTACCGTTCCGCCCCCCGGCAAGCTAAACCCGCCAGATGTCGGGGTGATCTCGATAAAATTCATTCGCTGGCTGGCGATAAAGCCGGCGACGAAAGTGTTGACCGGATGGCGATAGAGCTCAAGTGGCGAACCAACCTGTTCGATCTTTCCGGCATTAAGCACGACGATGCGATCGGCCAAGGTCATGGCCTCAACCTGATCATGGGTGACATAAATCATCGTCGCATCGAGCGCATCGTGCAGCTTGGCAATCTCAATGCGCGTTTGAGCGCGTAATGAAGCGTCGAGATTGCTCAGCGGCTCATCAAAGAGAAAGACCTTGGGGTTGCGGACAATGGCGCGCCCGATGGCCACACGTTGGCGTTGCCCACCGGACAGCGCTTTAGGCATACGATCGAGATAGGGCTCGATTTGCAGAATACGCGCCGCTTCGCGCACCCTTTGCTCGATCTCTGCCTTCGGCGTTTTGGCCAGTTTCAGGCCAAAAGCCATGTTGTCGAAGACGCTCATATGCGGATAGAGCGCGTAGGACTGGAACACCATGGAAATGCCACGCTGCGGCGATGGCACATCGTTGACGACTTTCCCACCAATAGAAATTTCGCCACCCGAAATCGGCTCGAGCCCCGCGATCATGCGCAACAGCGTGGACTTACCGCACCCAGAGGGGCCGACGAACACGACGAACTCACCGGACTTAATATCGAGATCGACGCCGTGGATGACCTCGAGACTCCCATAAGATTTCCGTACATTCCGTAGCGTAACGTCAGCCATATCGGCCTCCTTAAACTTCGATCAGCAGTGTTGCGATCTCGAAAGGTCGCAAGGCCAGTTTGACGCTATTGTTTGCGAGCGGCAGAGGCTTGGTGGGGCCTTCTTCCATAAGATTGACCGTGCGGACAGATTTCACCGGCAGGCCAAAACTGATGGTTGCATCGGCCCGGATATTGGCGTGCTCAAACAGCCGCAAGACCAAGCGATTAGACGCCTCGGCCTTTTTGACAGTTTCAAGCGCAACATTGGGCACGTCGACCGAGGCAAAACTAAAGCTGTCCAATCCCTGCGCCGGCGCAGACGCAATGGTTCGGGTGCCAACGACAGCCAGAGGATTGTTGAAGCGTTCGGCGGCGCGGTGGACTTCGTGCAAATCAGCCACGCCATCATGCACGAGAAGTCCATAGCGCAGGCGATGTTCGCCCAGATCCGCATCGGGCGCGGGGAAGGTTGACCCGCGCACCAGCGTCAGCCGCACCGATTGCTCGTGGCAATCATAGGCATATTTGCAGTCATTGATCAGCGCCACGCCGAAGTCGGTTTCGCTGATATCCACCCACCGGTGCATGGAGGCTTCAAAGCGCGCGCGGTCCCAAGTGGTGTTGCGATGGGTCGGGCGTTTAACGTGGCCGAACTGAATTTCCGAGCGAATTTCGGAGATATTGAGATCAAATGGGAACTGCGCCTTGAGAACCGTCTGCCGCTCCAGCCAATCGATATAAGTATCGAACTCGATCTGCCGCTCGCCGGCAACAAGGGAGATTACTTGCACAATGGTCGAGCTTTGATACTTGCGCTCGATGCGAAGGGCGGCGCGATGAGGACCGGTTTCCGCGACGGAAATCGTCGCAGCCGTATCGGCCAATGGCCAGAACTGCTCTTCAAAATAACGGTCTATGTCCCAAGCATCCCACTCCATCGGCTTGTCTTCATAGGCGATGAGGCGGTTGGCTTTTTCTCCAGCGGCCAGGGTTTCGCGCTGACGAGCCTTGTCGAAGATTGAAGTAATTTCGCCGGACTTGTCGAAAGTCACACGCAGAAGCTCATTTTCAAGGTGTGTCTTTGTGGCTGAAACAGCCGAACGGACAGCGCCTTGCTGAGCAACAAGCTGCGTCCGTGTCCAGCCAAGCGCAGCCACGTTCGAGACCGGTGCGGCAAAGCTGGATGTGCCATCGGCACGACTGATTTTCTGAAGAGGTGCGGAGCCAGAGGCTGAAGTGACAGCCGCACCGGCAAGCTGCGCATCGGAACCGAAATCAACGAGATCGTTACGGGTCTGCCCGGTAAAGTTGAAAATAGAGAGCGCACCGTCGCCCGACTTTGCAAGGGTTTTGGCAGCGGTGTGCCAAGGCCCATTCTGCGAATTGAGCGTCGAGAAAATCTCGGCATATTCGCGGTCGCTGTCGACATAGACTTCCGGGATCGAGGTGCCGGGCAGAATGTCGTGGAACTGATTGATCAACACCAGTTCCCAGAATTTGGCCAAAGTCTCGCTTGGATAGGCGTGGCCAGACTGACTGAGGGCCAACGCGCCCAAAAACTCCAGCTCGCGCAGCATGCGTTCGGCGCGGCGGTTGTTGGCCTTATTTTTGGCGACCGAGGTCAGCGTGCCCCGGTGGTATTGCAGGTAGAGTTCGCCATTCCAGGTCGGAAACTTGCTACCAGGCTTATCCATGGCCGCGCCGAGGCGGTCGAGATAGGGCACAATGCCTTCCAGCTTGACCCGTGGCGCACCCGGAATACCGCGTTCTAGGCGAATACCGCGCTCGATCATCGCCCGTGTCGGACCGCCACCACCATCGCCATAGCCATAGGACATAACGACTTCATTGTGCACCGCCTTGGGCTCGTAACGCTTCCACGCACCCATGGTCTCGCTCACGGACAGATCGCCATTATAGGTCGTGAAAATCTGCTCGCTTTCGTATTTTTGAGCGGTGATCAGCTGGGCTTTGGTGACAGTGCCGTCGATCCCGCGCCAATGGAAACTGTCGTAGGGGTGGCGATCTGTGTCGTTCCAGCTCAGCTTGGAAGTGACAAAATATTTGAGCCCGGATTTATCCATGATTTGCGGGAGGTTGGCCGAATAACCAAAGGTATCGGGTAACCAAACGGTTTTCGGATCGACGTCGAAATGATCGAGGTGGAAGCGCCGCCCGCGCATGATCTGGCGCACCAGACTTTCACCCGAAACAATATTGACGTCTGGCTCCACCCACATGGCGCCTTCGATCTCAAACTGGCCCGATTTCACGCGCTTGATCATTCGTGCCCAGAGCTCTGGATAATCCTGCTTGAGGAAATCGAAGAGCACGGACTGATTGTACATGAAGATGAACTCAGGATACTCCTCCATGAGGTTCAACACTGTCGCGAAAGACCGACCAGTCTTGTCCCGCGTGTGCATGACCCGCCAGAGCCAGCCCACATCAAGGTGGGTAGAGCCAACGGCCGTGATCTGGGGCTGTACCTCAGTGTCGACGAGCGCATAAATCTCGGCAGCAATCTTCTCGGCGGCGCCCAGCGACGCCTCAAATTCGGGGGTAAATCCGGCGCGGCGATCCAGTGCCCGCAAAGCCCTGTCGACAATGTTGAGAATGGCTTGGCGGCGCGCGTCGTTTTGATAGAGCCGAATGGCGACGTCGAGTGGTGTTTTTAGGTCCCAATAGAGTTTTTCGGCACGCTCGCTACGGGTAAAAAACTCGACGGTAAACCCAACGAGCGGGCGGTCGAAAAACGTAAAGGCATTGACCAGCAGCGTGTGCTTTTTACCCGGTTTGGCTTTGCGCTCGATAACCAGTTCTGTGTGGTTGCCGTCGAGCGCCTGCGCTATGTGGCCATCAATATAGGCGAGGCACTGCGGATCAGTGGACCCCGGCCGATCCTGCCACTGGCTCTTGAATTTGAGCACGAAGGTTTTCCCGGCCGCCGCCTCGGGCACAGTTACCTCAGCGGCGAACCACGTGTGGCCCTGCTTTTTCGCCCAGACGGAATGGGAGCCAAAGGTCTCCCATGATCGCCAATCTGCAGAAAGGGCGTCCCCCGCCGAAATATCTGCGCGCTGGATGTGCCACTGCCAACCGACATCGGAAACGGGCGTCAGAATTTTGGCTTCAAGATCTGCGCAGAGGCGGATGAGCTTGCCCTCCATTTTGAGGTCATCATCCAACAAGCCCAGCTTGGTCGATTGGGGATTGGAATAGGTCATCCTTTAACTCCGACACCGGCGAACCCTGTGTTCATGTTCCGCCTGAGAAGAAAATACACGCCGATCGCCGGCGCCGCGTAGATGATTGAAAACGCTGTAAGAAAACCGTAGTTGATCGCGCCCTGCTGGCCGAAGGCAGCGTAAAGGCCGACGGACATTGGGAAAGCATCCTGCACGCGAGCGAAGATGAGCGGCAGCAGGAACTCATTCCATGCACCTGTGAAACTATAGAACCAGACCACTGCAATGCCCGCGCGAGACATGGGCAGAACAATTTTGGTGACGATCTGGAGGAGGCTCGCGCCCTCGACATAGGCAGCTTCTTCCAATTCAATCGGCACTGTGTCGAAGAAGTTTTTGAGCAGCAGCAGCGTGAACGGTAAGTTCAAAATCGTCAGGGATATGATGACACCGAGCTGGTTGAGCAGGCCAGAGCGCTGAGCGGCAAAATAGAGCGGCACCAGCACGCCAACAGACGGCAACATGCGCAACAGCACGAGGGTCCACAAAAAGGCGTTGCGCCCCGGGATGCGGAGCCGCGACAGCGGATATGCCGCCGCAATGCCGACGAGAACGCTCAGCGTTGCAGTACCCGCAGCGATGATTAAGGAATTGAGGAACTGTCGTCCGGCGTCCCCACTCACCGCCTCTGCGAAATTATCGAGCCCAACGGACTTTGGAATTTCCAGAAGGCCGCTGGCATCCGGATTAAAAGCATTCAGGATTAGCCAGGAAAACGGGCTGACCCAGATGACCGCCATAAAGCTCAGTGCGATGGCCGTCATGCGCGAGGTTGTGGCGTTGGACTCCATTATTTCGGCTCCCGCAGCAGGCGCAGATAGAACAGCGAGAGCACGCCAACAATAATCAACATGGCGACAGAAATGGCGCTGCCGAAGCCCAAGTTCCCGCGCGAAAAACTCTGATTATAGAGGAATAGCGCAAGGGTCTGGGTCTGTGTGCCAGGCCCGCCTCCCGTCATCGCGTAGATGAGCGGGAAATAGGTGAAGGTCCAAATGGTGATGAACAGCATATTGGTCGCAATGTGCGGTCGGATAATCGGCAATTGCACAAGCAAGACACGCTGAAGCGGTGTCGCCCCATCGACTTTGGCCGCTTCCACCACTTCGCGGCTGACGCTATCGAGCGCGGCAGAAAAGAGCAGATAGGACCACGCCGTGCCTTTCCACACATTGGCGATAGTGACGATGGGCAGCGCGTATTCATTGATGAAATTGATCGGCTTAAAGCCAAGCGGCACGACGATCAGCTGATTGATGAGGCCAGTCTGACTTGTGGTGGCGGACCAGAGAAAGGCCGCCACAATGTCTGGCAGCAACCAGCCCAGCATGATCGACACTTCAATGATGGTGCGCAGTTGCGAACGCGTACCACGCAGGACGGCCGCCAGCATAAATCCGAGGACGGACTGCCCCACGATGGCTGAGAAAAACACAAAGACAACGGTGGTCCAGAGAGATTCAAGAAAGCCGCGACGGGTAAACAGCCGCTCAAAGTTTTGTAGACCAACCCAGCTCCACTCGACAGATTTGCGCCCGACGAGGGCCAGATCCGTGAAGCTGAAGGCGATGGCCCAAGCCGTAAAATAGAGCAAAGCGCCAATCAGGAGAGCGGCTGGTAATAGCGCTAGCCCGAGCACCCAAATATTGCTCGTCAGCCAGGGATTGGATTGGTTGGTCATGCAGACACCAGCCCATGTCTAGGACGGAACTAAAGGGAAGTGCGACGGCATCCGGAGGTCAGGTGGATGCCGTCGTCTCGGGAAAAGATTATTCGTAGGTAATCACATTCTCAGCGCCAAATTCATCGACGAGAGCATCATGATAGGTCGTGATCACCTCATCGACGCTTGCCCCATCGAGAATGTCAGATGTGGCCTGCTGGATAAGTGCGGATACGGTCTGATAACCCGGAATAGTGTCGCGACCTGTGGTGTCCGCTGCCAGCTTTGTGGCTTCGGCCAAGAACGGATCGGCTGTGTATTCGGGCGATTCAGACACGTCGGTTCGCACCGCCATACGGTGGGTCGTTAGCGTCCACGCCTTAAAGTTTGCCTGATCAAAGATGGTGGTCAGGAGCTTGAAGGCGAGTTCTTTGTCAGCGGCCTTAGAGCTGATGCCCATGGCCCAGCCACCGGAAATATTGGTAGTGGCTTTGGTGCCCGGCTCGCCAGAACCCGGCCATGGCGTCCAAGCCACGAGCGCATCACGTTCTTCGCGGCTAGGCGGATTGTTGCAGTCCCAGATACAGGCATCTTCCCAAGAACCAGAAGCCATAATGCCCATATTGCCGTCACGCAGTGCCTGACGCACGGCGACACCAATGTCGGTCGCGTAGTTCAAGTCTGCAGGCTGGAGTTGTTTTTCGACGAATATCTGATGGTAGAGATCGAATGTGCGGCGCAGGGCCGGACTATCGCCAATCCATTGATTAGTTTCCCGGTTCAGAAGTCGATTGCGATCCCCCTCGGGGACGTCGGCACCCAGTAGGGCCATATAGACGCCCTGCATAGTGGTGGCTTCGCCCTGCTTTATCCCTGCCGGTATCTGAAACGGATACTGTACGCCTGCGTCTTTGAGTTTTTGTGCTGCATCGAGAATGTCGGCCCAGCTCTTAGGCTGCCACGGCAGGGCAATGCCCGCCTTTTCGAAATTACCCTTGTGATACCAGAGCATGCGCACGTCGGTATCGGTCGGGAATGCGAATAGCTTGCCCTGGTAAGAAGAGACTTCCAACAGGCCGGGCATGTAATACTGATATTGGTCCCACGTCTTGGCGAGATCATCCAACGGTTCGAGATAGCCAGCTGCAGCCAATTCGGACACCATAAAGCTGTCCATCAGATTGACGTCAGCGGCGGTGCCAGCAGCAAGATCGAGCGCGATACGCTGATCATAACCCTGCCCCGGCAGTTTGATGGCGTTCACCGTCTCGCCGGTGGCCTCCTCAAATGCCTTGATGCCCGGCTCGACGAGTGCGCTGGTCCATTCTGCATACATGAAAGATACTTCCGCCTGTGCCGGCAAAACCGAGGCGGCCAGCAGTGACGCAGCGGCCACCGTGGTCAGAAACCTAGTCCTTAGCATCTACTCCTCCTCAGAAGCTGTCATCTCGTTGGACGACCGTGGACCAGGCCTCACCCAGCCACAGGCCCAGCAAAGCACAAGTATTGCAACGTTGCAATTTCTATTAACGATTTTTTAATTACACTCTATCGGGCGAGTTTTCCTCCTTTAACCTAAGGTCATTAGCGACACATCTTGAATGTATGTTTGGCATCAGCTCTGTTATATCGTTGCAAAACGCAGGTTGTTTTCAGGTCCCCTGCCCTAGACGTTTCGGATCTCACCTATGGCACCGCGCAAACCAACAACGCCCCCGCAGAGCGCCTCCCGCGTGACGCTCAAAACTATTGCCGAAATGACAGGATTAAGCCTGTCGACGGTGTCCCTGTCGCTGCGCGATGGCAGCAAACTCAAACAAGAGACGCGCGACAAGGTCGCGGAGGCAGCCAAGGCGCTCGGCTACGTGCCCGATCGCGCCGGGGTAAGACTGCGCACCGGCAAAACCAATGTCATAGCGCTGGTTCTTGATAGCGCTGAAGACTCAATCGATTTCGCCCGGCAAATGATCCAGGGCATCGGACAAGGCATTAGGGGTACTCGCTACCACCTGACCGTTATCCCTGAATTTGAGCGCTCGAACTCAGACGAAACCATACGCTATGTTCTGGAAAACAGAACAGCGGACGGCGTTATCATCACCCACACTCGGCCCCGCGACCGGCGCGTTCAAATGATGATGGACGCCAATTTTCCGTTTGTCAGCCACGGGCGGACGGAGTTTTATGCGCCTCATCCCTACCACGATTTTGACTCCCATAGCTTCACGGTGATGGCCGTCGAGCGGCTTGTCGCCAAGGGCTGCCGCTGCATTCGTCTGGCCATGGGGGATGATCGTACGACCTACTTTCACACCGTTCAGACGGCATTTTTGCAGGCAACGGCGAAGGCGGGCGTTGAAGCTTTCGTCCATGAAAGCCTCATGGGACGATCGCCGAACGAGACGCGCGCAATTGGCTCGGCTCTGGCCAAAGAATGCAAGACGCCCTTCGGGATTATCTGTGACAGCGAAATGCGCACAATTGCGCTTGTCGGGGGAATGCAGGAAGCCGGCGCTGTGATGGGCCGCGATTTCCACGTTGTCTATAAGCAGACATCGGGCATTTTACCTGCCTTTTTCCCGAATATGGACAGCCTACGCGAAGATGTTTTCAGCGCCGGCCAAGAGCTAACGCGCATCCTGCTTGAACGGATAAATGGCGAAAAACCGTCTCAGCTGCAAACTCTCGCAAGTCCTCAACCCCATTGGCGGCCACAGCCAGCAGAAGACCTCAGCACTCACGATCCATTGTGAGAGCATTTCTGCTGTACCGATCCCGATATGCGTCACAAGAATTGGTTTGCCCGTTCAACCTCTTACCGACGACCTAATTTCCCGAACACCGCCGCACTCCCACGCTGCAACTACGCTGCACTCTCCACACCGCGTTCAAAATCACAGAACGGAGTAATCGATTAAATAGCAGCGCCGCAACACACCCAAACCCAGTTCATACAAAGTTCAAAGATCAAAAATTCTATCGAAAATAATTATCAAGAATATAGGCACAACTAATACCGACCCCATGATCCGATATAAACTTACCGACGCAAATCGGACCGCTCATCTACTCAAATGAATACGCTCTGCATCGTTCATTTCCCAGATATTCCAGAGACTTGAACACGGCGCCAACCCACCATGCGGCAGGTTGACGCACTGCCATACAAGACTTAGGCTACTGCTGTTAGGACCGATTTTATTGCAAATATTCAAGCAGAATACGGACCGGTTCAGCAAACTGAGGAGGAGTGCTGATCATGAAGCGTGGTTTACGGCTTACTTTACTCGCGACACTAGCAACGACATTAACGTCGAGTTTCGCAATTCAGGCTGCAGTGGCGCAGTCCCCAATCGACTCCATCACCCCCGTCACGGACGAAATGCTGCTCAACCCGCCGGATGGCGACTGGCTGATGTGGCGCCGTACCTATGACGGCTGGGGCTATAGCCCGCTTGATGAAATTACCAAGGAAAACGTTGGTAAGCTGCAGCTGGCGTGGTCTTGGGGCATGTCTCCAGGTGGCCGCACCCAGGAAACACCATTGGTGCACGACGGCGTGATGTTCATCCAGAACTCCAATCACGTCATTCAGGCGCTCAATGCTGCGACCGGTGAATTGATCTGGGAATATGAGCATCCGCTGCCAGATGGCGTTGCCCCGAACGGCGAACGCAACAAGGCGATCTACGGCGACAAGCTGATCTTCGCGACCCGCGATGCCCATCTCGTTGCCGTCGACATCAAAACCGGCCAGCTCGCTTGGGATCAGCAGGTTGCTGACCACAAGAAGGGTTACGCATTCACCTCCGGCCCTCTCGTGGCTGAAGGCGTTGTCATCCAAGGCATGACCAACTGCTCGAACGCTCAGCCGGGCGGTTGCTTCTACACCGGTCACGATGCTGACACAGGTGAAGAGCTGTGGCGCTTCCAGACAATCGCCCGTGGCGATACACCTGAAGGCAACAGCTGGAACGGCCTGCCGCTCGAAAGCCGTCACGGCGGTTCGGCGTGGATTTCTGGTTCATACGATCCAGCACAGGGTCTGTTCTTTGCCGGCGTTGGTCAGCCTTATCCATGGCCAGCAGTGGTCAACGGCCTGCTGCCGAAGAGTGATGATCCAAACGTCACCAATGACGCTCTCTACACCAACGCCACCCTCGCGCTTGATCCTAAGACAGGCGATCTGAAGTGGCACTTCCAGCACATGCCAAATGACTCGCTGGATCTGGACTATGTCTATGAGCGCTTGATCATTGACGGCAATGTCGATGGCGAAGACCGCCAGATGGTCATCACCACCGGCAAGACTGGCATTATCGAAGCACTGGACCGCACCACCGGTGAATGGCTCTGGCACAAGGAAACGGTTCCACAGAACGTCGTTCTCGAAATCGATCCTGAAACCGGCAAGAAGACCATCAACCCAGACGTTATCCCGCAGATTGGTGAAACCACCTTCAACTGCCCGGCTGACCCTGGTGGCAAGGCATGGCAGGCAACGTCCTACAGCCCACGCACCGAAACCATCTATCTGCCGCTGGTTGAGTTCTGCTCGAACACCACCCCGCAGCCGATCGATCCAGGCACCATCTACACCAGCGGTGGCCGCGCGATCTTCTCGCGTGTTCCAACCCCTGAAAGCGATGGCAACTACGGTCGTCTGGACGCTGTGAAGGTCGCCGATCAGTCGACCACTTGGTCGCACCGTCGTTATGCTCCACTGACCACCTCGACCCTGCCAACCGCTGGCGGCCTGGTGTTCGCTGGTACGCTGGATCGTAAGATGATGGCGTTTGACGACGAAACCGGTGACGTGCTCTGGGAATCCAGCACTCTGAGCAACGCTCTTGAATCCTTCCCGATCTCCTATGAAGCCGATGGCAAGCAGTACATTGCCGTGGTCTCTAACTGGGCATCGGGTCTGGGCCGTCTGCAGTCGCTCACTCCAGACATCAAGCTGCCTGCGCACAACCCGGCCACCGTCTACGTCTTTGCTCTGCCAAACGAATAAGACCTGACGACACGATCTCCGTTTGGGCGGACTTGGCACACGCTAGGTCCGCCCAGACCACCTCAAGAGGTCCGGAACATGACTAAGACTAAATTGGCTTCGCACCTCGCATCAGCCGTCTCCAAACTCCCCCGCATCGC includes the following:
- a CDS encoding PQQ-binding-like beta-propeller repeat protein, whose amino-acid sequence is MKRGLRLTLLATLATTLTSSFAIQAAVAQSPIDSITPVTDEMLLNPPDGDWLMWRRTYDGWGYSPLDEITKENVGKLQLAWSWGMSPGGRTQETPLVHDGVMFIQNSNHVIQALNAATGELIWEYEHPLPDGVAPNGERNKAIYGDKLIFATRDAHLVAVDIKTGQLAWDQQVADHKKGYAFTSGPLVAEGVVIQGMTNCSNAQPGGCFYTGHDADTGEELWRFQTIARGDTPEGNSWNGLPLESRHGGSAWISGSYDPAQGLFFAGVGQPYPWPAVVNGLLPKSDDPNVTNDALYTNATLALDPKTGDLKWHFQHMPNDSLDLDYVYERLIIDGNVDGEDRQMVITTGKTGIIEALDRTTGEWLWHKETVPQNVVLEIDPETGKKTINPDVIPQIGETTFNCPADPGGKAWQATSYSPRTETIYLPLVEFCSNTTPQPIDPGTIYTSGGRAIFSRVPTPESDGNYGRLDAVKVADQSTTWSHRRYAPLTTSTLPTAGGLVFAGTLDRKMMAFDDETGDVLWESSTLSNALESFPISYEADGKQYIAVVSNWASGLGRLQSLTPDIKLPAHNPATVYVFALPNE